From the Chiroxiphia lanceolata isolate bChiLan1 chromosome Z, bChiLan1.pri, whole genome shotgun sequence genome, one window contains:
- the LOC116780805 gene encoding ketosamine-3-kinase-like isoform X1, which translates to MEDALRRELGTVLLRPTGHTGGGCISQGQSYDTDRGRVFVKSNPQEEARRMFEGEMASLEALLKTQAIKVPKPIKVIDLPGGSTAFVMEHLEMRGLNRHSALLGTQLADLHLHNRQLAEKLKKEESTVGKGQGQTEVQFVDQFGFHTVTCCGYLPQVNDWQSDWVTFFAKQRIQPQMDMIEKNSGDREARELWAQLQLKIPSLFCDVEIIPALLHGDLWGGNVAEDDSGPIIFDPASFYGHSEYELAIAGMFGGFSSSFYSAYHSKIPKAAGFEKRLKLYQLFHYMNHWNHFGSGYRGSSLNIMRNLVK; encoded by the exons ATGGAGGACGCGCTGAGGCGGGAGCTCGGCACGGTGCTGCTGCGGCCCACCGGGCACACCGGCGGCGGCTGCATCAGCCAGGGCCAGAGCTACGACACGGACCGCGGCCGGGTGTTCGTCAAGAGCAACCCCCAGGAGGAG GCCAGAAGAATGTTTGAGGGAGAAATGGCAAGTTTGGAAGCCCTCCTGAAAACGCAGGCAATAAAAGTGCCTAAACCCATCAAAGTTATAGACCTGCCTGGGGGCAGCACTGCGTTTGTGATGGAACATTTGGAAATGAGGGGCTTAAACAG aCATTCAGCTCTTCTTGGAACACAACTGGCTGATCTTCACCTTCATAACAGGCAACTtgcagagaagctgaagaaggAAGAGAGCACAGTTG GTAAGGGACAAGGGCAAACGGAAGTCCAGTTTGTGGATCAGTTTGGCTTTCACACAGTTACCTGCTGTGGCTATCTTCCACAG GTGAATGACTGGCAGAGTGACTGGGTGACCTTCTTTGCCAAACAAAGAATCCAGCCCCAGATGGACATGATCGAAAAGAATTCAGGAGACAGGGAAGCAAGAGAACTTTGGGCACAACTTCAG ctgaaaataCCCAGTTTGTTCTGTGATGTAGAAATtattcctgctctcctgcatgGAGATCTGTGGGGAGGAAACGTAGCTGAGGATGATTCTGGTCCAATTATCTTTGATCCAGCTTCTTTCTACGGCCATTCAGAGTACGAGCTTGCAATAGCTGGGATGTTTGGTGGCTTCAGCAgttctttttattctgcttaTCACAGTAAAATTCCCAAAGCTGCAGGGTTTGAGAAACGCCTGAAGCTTTATCAACTGTTTCACTATATGAACCATTGGAACCATTTTGGTTCAGGATACAGAGGGTCTTCTTTAAACATTATGAGAAACCTTGTAAAGTGA
- the LOC116780805 gene encoding ketosamine-3-kinase-like isoform X2 encodes MHGSVRHVPKGVLEQARRMFEGEMASLEALLKTQAIKVPKPIKVIDLPGGSTAFVMEHLEMRGLNRHSALLGTQLADLHLHNRQLAEKLKKEESTVGKGQGQTEVQFVDQFGFHTVTCCGYLPQVNDWQSDWVTFFAKQRIQPQMDMIEKNSGDREARELWAQLQLKIPSLFCDVEIIPALLHGDLWGGNVAEDDSGPIIFDPASFYGHSEYELAIAGMFGGFSSSFYSAYHSKIPKAAGFEKRLKLYQLFHYMNHWNHFGSGYRGSSLNIMRNLVK; translated from the exons ATGCATGGCAGCGTGAGGCATGTGCCAAAGGGAGTATTGGAGCAG GCCAGAAGAATGTTTGAGGGAGAAATGGCAAGTTTGGAAGCCCTCCTGAAAACGCAGGCAATAAAAGTGCCTAAACCCATCAAAGTTATAGACCTGCCTGGGGGCAGCACTGCGTTTGTGATGGAACATTTGGAAATGAGGGGCTTAAACAG aCATTCAGCTCTTCTTGGAACACAACTGGCTGATCTTCACCTTCATAACAGGCAACTtgcagagaagctgaagaaggAAGAGAGCACAGTTG GTAAGGGACAAGGGCAAACGGAAGTCCAGTTTGTGGATCAGTTTGGCTTTCACACAGTTACCTGCTGTGGCTATCTTCCACAG GTGAATGACTGGCAGAGTGACTGGGTGACCTTCTTTGCCAAACAAAGAATCCAGCCCCAGATGGACATGATCGAAAAGAATTCAGGAGACAGGGAAGCAAGAGAACTTTGGGCACAACTTCAG ctgaaaataCCCAGTTTGTTCTGTGATGTAGAAATtattcctgctctcctgcatgGAGATCTGTGGGGAGGAAACGTAGCTGAGGATGATTCTGGTCCAATTATCTTTGATCCAGCTTCTTTCTACGGCCATTCAGAGTACGAGCTTGCAATAGCTGGGATGTTTGGTGGCTTCAGCAgttctttttattctgcttaTCACAGTAAAATTCCCAAAGCTGCAGGGTTTGAGAAACGCCTGAAGCTTTATCAACTGTTTCACTATATGAACCATTGGAACCATTTTGGTTCAGGATACAGAGGGTCTTCTTTAAACATTATGAGAAACCTTGTAAAGTGA